From Bradyrhizobium symbiodeficiens, the proteins below share one genomic window:
- a CDS encoding coniferyl aldehyde dehydrogenase encodes MRAETHPRGRNAVDKSLTSAPIGALEEAFHAMVARSRDEPPAGLAERLDRLARLRAVVADNEERFRQAISADFGHRSAVETTIAETMLVFSEIRHATKHLKSWMTPQRVATALQFLPARNRLIPQPLGVVGIIAPWNYPLQLTLAPAIGALAAGNRVLIKPSELTPHFAGLLKETVAARFDATELLVTGIEGEIAEAFARLPFDHLVFTGSTRVGRIVAEAAGRNLTPVTLELGGKSPAIIDASADLDEAAERIAYGKLLNAGQTCIAPDYVLVPEQALQAFAEKVRAQMRRMFGTDPSNKDYSSIISDRHYARLEGLVADAAQRGAKILQPAKADDPNWKAHRKFPPTLIVGATEAMAAMQEEIFGPVLPILGYGDPSDAIAFINHRDRPLALYWFGKDGAARDEVLARTISGGVTINDCLFHFTQINQPMGGVGASGTGAYHGEWGFRTFSKLKPVFYRSKFNRLADLYPPYGGRIARLEKLMRFMS; translated from the coding sequence ATGAGGGCCGAAACGCACCCTCGTGGGAGGAACGCCGTGGACAAATCCCTGACGAGCGCCCCGATCGGAGCGCTGGAGGAAGCCTTCCACGCCATGGTCGCACGGTCGCGGGACGAGCCGCCGGCCGGCCTTGCCGAGCGGCTCGACCGGCTGGCGCGGCTGCGGGCCGTGGTCGCCGACAACGAGGAGCGTTTCCGGCAGGCGATCTCGGCCGATTTCGGCCACCGCTCGGCGGTCGAGACCACCATCGCCGAGACGATGCTGGTGTTTTCCGAGATCCGGCACGCCACAAAACACCTGAAGAGCTGGATGACGCCGCAGCGGGTCGCGACCGCGCTGCAATTCCTGCCCGCGCGCAACCGGCTGATACCGCAGCCGCTCGGCGTCGTCGGCATCATCGCGCCCTGGAACTATCCGCTCCAGCTCACGCTCGCGCCGGCGATCGGCGCGCTCGCCGCCGGCAATCGCGTCCTGATCAAGCCGAGCGAGCTCACGCCGCATTTCGCAGGCCTGCTGAAGGAGACGGTCGCCGCGCGATTCGATGCGACCGAGCTGCTGGTCACCGGCATCGAGGGCGAGATCGCAGAGGCGTTTGCGCGCCTGCCGTTCGATCACCTCGTGTTCACCGGCTCGACCCGGGTCGGGCGAATCGTGGCGGAGGCCGCGGGGCGTAACCTCACGCCGGTCACCCTCGAGCTCGGCGGCAAGTCGCCTGCGATCATCGACGCCTCGGCCGACCTCGACGAAGCGGCCGAGCGCATCGCCTACGGCAAGCTGCTCAATGCCGGGCAGACCTGCATCGCGCCGGACTATGTGCTGGTGCCGGAGCAGGCGTTGCAGGCCTTTGCCGAGAAGGTGCGCGCGCAGATGCGGCGGATGTTCGGCACCGATCCCTCGAACAAGGACTACAGCTCGATCATCTCGGACCGGCATTACGCCCGGCTCGAAGGCCTCGTTGCGGACGCGGCGCAGCGCGGCGCAAAAATCCTGCAACCGGCGAAGGCGGACGACCCGAACTGGAAGGCCCACCGCAAATTCCCGCCGACGCTGATCGTCGGTGCGACCGAAGCGATGGCGGCGATGCAGGAGGAGATTTTTGGGCCAGTTCTCCCGATTCTCGGCTATGGCGATCCCAGTGATGCCATCGCTTTCATCAACCATCGCGACCGGCCGCTGGCGCTGTACTGGTTCGGCAAGGACGGCGCCGCGCGCGACGAGGTGCTGGCGCGCACCATATCCGGCGGCGTTACCATCAACGACTGCCTGTTTCACTTCACGCAAATCAACCAGCCGATGGGCGGCGTCGGCGCATCCGGCACCGGCGCCTATCACGGCGAATGGGGCTTTCGCACGTTCAGCAAGCTGAAGCCGGTGTTCTATCGCTCCAAGTTCAACCGCCTCGCCGATCTCTATCCGCCCTATGGCGGCAGGATCGCGCGACTGGAGAAATTGATGCGGTTCATGTCGTAG
- a CDS encoding GMC family oxidoreductase produces MTDTFDFVVVGAGSGGCAVAGRLSEDAATSVALLDAGGKNDSWRITTPFGLALPYGAANWAFDTVPQKGLNGRIGYQPRGRGLGGSSAINAMVYIRGHRSDYDHWASLGNAGWSYADVLPYFKRSENNSDFDGEYHGKGGPLHVNRLRSDNPIHDVFHQAAREAQFRIRDDFNGEDHEGLGSYQATQHNGERWSAARAYVQPHTDKRANLRVETGAHATKILFEGGRAVGIEYLQGKQTKQLRARREVILAGGAFQSPQLLMLSGIGDGDALRTHGIDAVHHLPGVGRNLQDHPDFVFVYASDYPHFVHASLGRLPSLLRAIQQYRRERRGLMTSNFAECGGFLKTRPDLDVPDIQLHFVIAMLDDHGRKKHKEAGFSCHVCLLRPKSRGSVWLKSADPLAAPMIDPNFLGEEEDVEGMVAGFRTTRRLMETPALRALQKKDMFTSDVRTDDDIRNILRERVDTVYHPVGTCKMGMDAMAVVDPALKVHGVEGLRIVDASIMPTLIGGNTNAPTIMIGEKAADMIRAEMKAS; encoded by the coding sequence GTGACTGACACATTCGATTTCGTCGTCGTGGGCGCGGGCTCCGGCGGATGCGCCGTGGCGGGGCGGCTGTCCGAGGATGCGGCGACGTCCGTGGCGCTGCTCGATGCCGGCGGCAAGAACGACAGCTGGCGGATCACCACGCCGTTCGGACTCGCGCTGCCCTACGGCGCGGCCAACTGGGCTTTCGACACGGTGCCGCAAAAGGGATTGAACGGCCGCATCGGCTATCAGCCGCGCGGCAGGGGCCTCGGCGGCTCCTCGGCGATCAACGCCATGGTCTACATCCGCGGCCATCGCTCCGACTACGACCACTGGGCCTCGCTCGGCAATGCCGGCTGGTCGTATGCGGACGTGCTGCCTTATTTCAAGCGCTCGGAGAACAATTCCGATTTCGACGGCGAGTATCATGGCAAGGGCGGCCCGCTGCATGTCAACAGGCTGCGCTCGGACAATCCGATCCATGACGTCTTCCATCAAGCCGCGCGAGAGGCGCAGTTTCGCATCCGCGACGACTTCAATGGTGAGGACCATGAAGGGCTCGGCAGCTACCAGGCGACGCAGCACAATGGCGAGCGCTGGAGCGCGGCGCGGGCTTATGTTCAGCCTCACACGGACAAGCGCGCGAATCTGCGCGTCGAGACGGGCGCACACGCCACGAAAATCCTGTTCGAAGGAGGGCGCGCGGTCGGCATCGAATATCTGCAGGGCAAGCAGACGAAGCAGCTGCGCGCGCGCCGCGAGGTGATCCTTGCCGGCGGCGCCTTCCAGTCGCCGCAATTGCTGATGCTGTCGGGCATCGGCGACGGCGATGCGCTTCGAACGCACGGCATTGACGCCGTCCATCATCTGCCGGGCGTCGGGCGCAATCTGCAGGACCACCCGGATTTCGTGTTCGTCTACGCCTCCGATTATCCGCACTTTGTTCATGCCTCGCTCGGCCGGCTGCCATCCCTGCTCCGCGCCATCCAGCAATATCGCCGCGAACGGCGCGGCCTGATGACCAGCAATTTTGCCGAGTGCGGCGGCTTCTTGAAAACCCGGCCTGACCTCGACGTACCCGACATCCAGCTCCACTTCGTCATCGCGATGCTCGACGACCACGGCCGTAAAAAGCACAAGGAGGCGGGCTTCTCGTGCCATGTCTGCCTGCTACGGCCGAAGAGCCGCGGCAGCGTCTGGCTGAAAAGCGCCGATCCGCTCGCGGCGCCGATGATCGATCCGAATTTCCTCGGCGAGGAAGAAGATGTCGAGGGGATGGTCGCAGGCTTCAGGACCACGCGCCGCCTGATGGAGACGCCGGCGCTGCGCGCGCTGCAGAAGAAGGACATGTTCACGTCCGACGTCCGAACCGACGACGACATCCGCAACATTTTGCGCGAGCGCGTCGACACCGTCTATCACCCCGTCGGCACCTGCAAGATGGGGATGGATGCGATGGCCGTGGTCGATCCGGCACTGAAGGTGCACGGGGTCGAAGGATTACGCATCGTCGACGCTTCGATCATGCCGACGCTGATCGGCGGCAACACCAACGCGCCGACCATCATGATCGGGGAGAAGGCGGCAGACATGATCAGGGCGGAGATGAAGGCGAGTTGA
- a CDS encoding DUF3775 domain-containing protein, whose product MPELAISAEKLAFIIEKAREFDVKEGNSDPDSGSNPGDDDALDVLEDDGSDPVVQELGGFIIALNEDEQLDLVALTWLGRGDGTIDDWDDLRARAVEARAEYGSPRRETVRYLLGDPMLGDLLANGLDEFGIDWTDERTTADSSAPSQQDEDEPTKQR is encoded by the coding sequence ATGCCAGAGCTTGCAATATCGGCTGAAAAGCTCGCGTTCATCATCGAGAAGGCACGTGAGTTCGACGTCAAGGAAGGGAATTCCGATCCGGATTCCGGCTCCAACCCTGGCGATGACGATGCGCTCGATGTCCTGGAGGACGACGGCTCCGATCCCGTCGTCCAGGAGCTCGGCGGCTTCATCATCGCCTTGAACGAGGACGAGCAGCTTGATCTCGTCGCGCTGACCTGGCTCGGCCGCGGCGACGGCACGATCGACGATTGGGATGATTTGCGCGCCCGCGCGGTGGAGGCGCGAGCTGAGTACGGCAGTCCGCGCCGCGAAACCGTGCGCTATCTGCTCGGCGACCCCATGCTGGGCGATCTGCTCGCCAACGGGCTCGACGAATTCGGCATCGACTGGACCGACGAGCGCACGACGGCCGATTCCTCCGCTCCCAGTCAGCAGGACGAAGACGAGCCGACAAAGCAGCGCTGA
- a CDS encoding SDR family oxidoreductase produces MDLGIKGRRAIVCASSKGLGRACAISLAEAGVDVTLTARGAEALKKTADEIRKAYPGVKVTEIVGDITTPAGREAVLKACPEPDILINNAGGPPPGDFRNWTRDDWIKAIDANMLTPIELIKATVDGMMARKFGRIVNITSAAVKAPIDILGLSNGARAGLTGFIAGLSRKTVINNVTINGLLPGPFETDRLTSTAKGEADKRGTTPEQILAERAKLNPAGRFGQPDEFGYACAFLCGAKAGFITGQNILLDGGAFPGTL; encoded by the coding sequence GTGGATCTTGGGATCAAAGGTCGCCGCGCCATCGTCTGTGCATCCAGCAAAGGCCTCGGGCGTGCCTGCGCCATCTCGCTGGCGGAGGCCGGCGTCGACGTCACGCTCACCGCGCGCGGCGCCGAAGCCTTGAAGAAGACGGCGGACGAGATCCGGAAAGCCTATCCTGGCGTGAAGGTCACCGAGATCGTCGGCGACATCACGACGCCGGCCGGCCGCGAGGCGGTGCTGAAGGCGTGCCCCGAGCCCGACATCCTCATCAACAATGCCGGGGGCCCGCCGCCCGGCGATTTCCGCAACTGGACCCGCGACGACTGGATCAAGGCGATCGACGCCAACATGCTGACGCCGATCGAGCTGATCAAGGCGACCGTGGACGGCATGATGGCGCGCAAATTCGGCCGCATCGTCAACATCACCTCGGCCGCGGTGAAGGCGCCGATCGACATCCTCGGCCTCTCCAACGGCGCGCGCGCCGGCCTCACCGGCTTCATCGCCGGCCTGTCGCGCAAGACCGTGATCAACAACGTCACCATCAACGGCCTGCTGCCCGGCCCGTTCGAGACCGATCGCCTGACCAGCACCGCTAAGGGTGAAGCCGACAAGCGCGGCACAACGCCCGAGCAGATCCTGGCCGAGCGCGCCAAGCTCAACCCCGCCGGCCGCTTCGGCCAGCCCGACGAATTCGGCTACGCCTGCGCCTTCCTGTGCGGTGCCAAGGCCGGCTTCATCACGGGCCAGAACATCCTGCTGGATGGCGGCGCTTTCCCGGGCACGCTGTAA
- a CDS encoding MBL fold metallo-hydrolase, producing the protein MQWKVGQVKITKVVELETVGSTRFILPLADNAEIQKLPWLIPHFATDEGRLKMSIHSLVVETPSRRIVVDTGLGNDKQGRNVPTWNSRTTPFLETMAAAGFAPESIDTVLCTHLHVDHVGWNTKLVGGKWVPTFANARYVFGRTEYEHWREHSTEPDKAAVFNDSVQPIVDAGKADLIPDDHQLCEEISMIPTPGHSPGHMSILIRSDGEQGLLTGDVAHHPCQMAHLDWSSTADSDQTQSAATRATLFGRFADTPTLVIGGHFSAGHIRRDGDAFRFVALG; encoded by the coding sequence ATGCAGTGGAAGGTCGGGCAGGTCAAAATCACCAAAGTTGTGGAGCTGGAGACGGTCGGCTCGACCCGCTTCATCCTGCCGCTCGCTGATAACGCCGAGATCCAGAAGCTGCCCTGGCTGATCCCGCATTTCGCCACCGACGAGGGCCGGCTGAAAATGTCGATCCATTCGCTGGTGGTGGAGACGCCGTCGCGCCGCATCGTGGTCGACACCGGCCTCGGCAACGACAAGCAGGGCCGCAACGTGCCGACCTGGAACAGCCGTACCACGCCGTTCCTGGAGACCATGGCCGCGGCGGGCTTTGCCCCTGAAAGCATCGACACCGTGCTGTGCACACATCTTCATGTCGACCATGTCGGCTGGAATACGAAGCTGGTCGGCGGAAAGTGGGTGCCGACCTTTGCGAACGCGCGCTACGTTTTCGGCAGGACCGAATACGAGCATTGGCGCGAGCATTCGACCGAGCCGGACAAGGCGGCGGTGTTCAATGATTCCGTGCAGCCGATCGTCGATGCCGGCAAGGCCGATCTGATCCCGGACGATCATCAGCTGTGCGAAGAGATCAGCATGATCCCGACCCCCGGCCACAGTCCCGGCCATATGAGCATTCTCATCCGATCGGACGGCGAGCAGGGCCTGCTGACTGGCGACGTCGCCCATCACCCATGCCAGATGGCGCATCTCGACTGGTCCTCGACCGCGGATTCCGACCAGACGCAGTCAGCTGCGACGCGGGCAACGCTGTTCGGCCGCTTTGCCGACACGCCGACGCTGGTGATCGGCGGGCACTTTTCGGCCGGACATATCAGGCGGGATGGAGACGCCTTCAGGTTTGTGGCGCTTGGATGA
- a CDS encoding CvpA family protein — protein sequence MNSFDLAVYAALAIAVGFGFRTGLLRSAMTILAYLLAAPIAVALMPLIVPQIAGNPNAPLLQNWIWLFGIFVVVGMLFGYIGGLALNDTIRDAGIGDRLGGAALGAVRVGLVATTLVLVFDQIVPANKQPPFLAGSYLRPLFSTAGQMGFKSLPPEAASAIDRLKQERRI from the coding sequence ATGAACAGTTTCGATCTCGCGGTTTATGCCGCGCTCGCCATCGCAGTCGGCTTCGGTTTCAGGACCGGCCTGCTCCGCAGCGCCATGACCATCCTCGCCTATCTGCTCGCCGCGCCGATCGCGGTGGCGCTGATGCCGTTGATCGTGCCGCAGATCGCCGGCAACCCGAATGCGCCATTGCTGCAGAACTGGATCTGGCTGTTCGGCATCTTCGTGGTGGTCGGCATGCTGTTCGGCTATATCGGCGGCCTGGCGCTGAACGACACGATCCGCGACGCCGGCATCGGCGACCGGCTCGGCGGCGCCGCGCTCGGCGCCGTCAGGGTCGGCCTCGTCGCCACCACGCTGGTGCTGGTGTTCGACCAGATCGTGCCGGCCAACAAGCAGCCGCCCTTCCTCGCCGGCTCATATCTGCGGCCGCTGTTCTCGACGGCGGGTCAGATGGGCTTCAAGTCGCTGCCACCGGAGGCGGCCTCGGCGATCGACCGCCTCAAGCAGGAACGACGGATCTAG
- a CDS encoding SDR family oxidoreductase, protein MSGLFDVSKETILVTGASQGLGRQFARVLAAHGAAVALAARQAGKLKSLEEEIRGKGGRAAAVALDVTDTASIARAVDAAEAVLGPVTVLINNAGIAIEKLATEQTEADWDAVIGANLKGAYFLATEVARRMIARKQSGNIVNIASVLGTGVLKAVSPYAISKAGIIQATKAMALELAGQNIRINALAPGYIDTEMNHAFWSTPAGERLAKRIPQRRVGAESDLDGAILLLASQASRYMTGSVVTVDGGFLLN, encoded by the coding sequence ATGTCAGGCCTATTCGACGTCAGTAAAGAAACCATCCTCGTCACGGGCGCGAGCCAGGGGCTGGGGCGGCAATTTGCCCGGGTGCTGGCGGCCCATGGGGCGGCGGTCGCGCTCGCGGCGCGTCAGGCCGGCAAGCTGAAGAGCCTGGAGGAGGAGATCCGCGGCAAGGGCGGCCGCGCCGCCGCGGTCGCGCTCGACGTCACCGACACCGCCTCGATCGCGCGGGCCGTCGACGCGGCGGAGGCCGTGCTCGGTCCCGTCACCGTGCTGATCAACAATGCCGGCATCGCCATCGAGAAGCTTGCGACCGAGCAGACCGAAGCGGATTGGGACGCGGTGATCGGCGCCAATCTGAAGGGCGCCTATTTCCTGGCAACGGAAGTCGCACGGCGCATGATCGCGCGCAAGCAGTCAGGCAACATCGTCAACATCGCCTCCGTGCTCGGCACCGGCGTGTTGAAGGCGGTGTCACCTTACGCGATCTCCAAGGCCGGCATCATCCAGGCGACGAAAGCGATGGCGCTGGAGCTCGCCGGCCAGAACATCCGCATCAACGCGCTCGCGCCCGGCTATATCGACACCGAGATGAACCACGCCTTTTGGTCGACGCCGGCCGGCGAGCGCCTGGCCAAACGCATCCCGCAGCGCCGCGTCGGCGCCGAGTCCGATCTCGACGGCGCGATCCTGCTGCTGGCATCACAGGCGTCGCGGTACATGACGGGAAGCGTGGTGACGGTCGATGGCGGGTTCTTGCTGAATTGA
- a CDS encoding fumarylacetoacetate hydrolase family protein: MKLVRYGEKGAEKPGLIDKSGQLRDLSAHLKDLTGEAYSPESLKKLAGLDPASLPGVSGKPRFGAPVTGISKFVAIGLNYSDHAKETGAAIPTEPIIFLKANTSLSGPNDAVEKPRGSTKLDWEVEIAAIIGTRAKYVSEADALNYVAGYCVCNDVSERNFQTERLGQWTKGKSHDTFGPLGPWLATKDEIKDVQDLSMWLDVNGQRRQTGSTKTMIFSMAKCISYVSQFMTLLPGDVITTGTPPGVGLGMKPPTFLNVGDVVTLGIEGLGEQRQEIIAA; the protein is encoded by the coding sequence ATGAAGCTTGTTCGTTACGGCGAAAAGGGTGCGGAAAAGCCCGGCCTGATCGACAAATCCGGCCAGTTGCGCGACCTGTCGGCGCATCTGAAGGACCTCACCGGCGAGGCCTATTCGCCCGAGAGCCTGAAGAAGCTGGCAGGCCTCGATCCTGCCTCGCTGCCCGGGGTCTCCGGCAAGCCCCGTTTCGGCGCCCCCGTGACCGGCATCTCGAAATTCGTTGCGATCGGCCTCAACTACAGCGACCACGCCAAGGAAACCGGCGCCGCGATCCCGACCGAGCCGATCATCTTCCTGAAGGCGAACACCTCGCTGTCCGGTCCGAACGACGCGGTCGAGAAGCCGCGCGGCTCGACCAAGCTCGACTGGGAAGTCGAGATCGCCGCCATCATCGGCACCCGCGCCAAGTACGTCTCGGAAGCCGACGCGCTGAACTACGTCGCCGGCTATTGCGTCTGCAACGACGTCTCCGAGCGCAACTTCCAGACCGAGCGCCTGGGTCAGTGGACCAAGGGCAAGTCGCACGACACGTTCGGCCCGCTCGGCCCCTGGCTCGCCACCAAGGACGAGATCAAGGACGTGCAGGACCTGTCGATGTGGCTGGACGTCAACGGCCAGCGCCGCCAGACCGGTTCGACCAAGACCATGATCTTCTCCATGGCCAAGTGCATCTCCTATGTCTCGCAGTTCATGACGCTGCTGCCCGGCGACGTCATCACCACCGGCACGCCGCCCGGCGTCGGCCTCGGCATGAAGCCGCCGACCTTCCTCAATGTCGGTGACGTCGTG